In Ananas comosus cultivar F153 linkage group 10, ASM154086v1, whole genome shotgun sequence, the following proteins share a genomic window:
- the LOC109716256 gene encoding putative disease resistance protein RGA4 encodes MAEAAAIFAGFKWLASRPFIIDLLKKGYSYIDMNVDEKLQDLQNIVIPQIEMLIEVAENSPHKDRFHSWLRSLEEAVYEAEDVLDLYDYYFLEKKVKSSAGGIKVRLESLPPIKYLSKKFSIKLKNSLIKLEKTVAKAREFRPFLPGGSSNVRASETANDSGRRVTGRRVTTTSQLPHKVFGRDKQRDHIVDLLHETAGLEPESSSVKCYSVVAIVGLGGAGKTTLAQYVCDYEREAVVKHFNVIMWVHVSKRLDVEQLTKKMVESASREECPRLDNLDTLQVKLEGSLRSKKFLLVLDDVWSEKEVAELQWEQLLAPLRVGNRGSKILMTTRERGVAEALRARNILDLKELEKSDFLSLFTYYAFDDAKIDDIKLYEELEEIVRQNTPKLHGSPLAARMVGSQLRRRPDVNFWKRILSGDLLKDTMKSLLWSYQNLDAPLQRCFSYCSLFSKGQGIRRDKLIRLWIAEGFIKTVDKSKRIEDVGREYFDDLLSSSFFQPTKDDDLYTIHDLLHDLAEMVSKDRYLRVEGNLTEAVVPQEIRHLSLRIDTPSDLVEKICNLKNLHTLIILTRTNDDYIDDLLHNIFVKLKKLRVVDLGKFNLTELPKSIGDLKHLRYLDLHKSSFEILPKSVSTLYHLEFLSMCECTLGAKRLANWINLRHLYIFRVILNVVGIGCLKHLESLRNFQGYSIHINGLENVKEEGEAPVEIKGIEKLCLEWSTTDNISRSSDMDAQVLEGLRPPPHLQYLKIVGYQGCLLPSWMVGDRYLLHNLISLKLIRCRQLKQLPILSLTTLKKLVLSACSSLPVVSKEDLAIIRSTQDVRISQVVTSMEGLVATYGSRIVSEMGWDLQHGYDSQKLHNWLEKTMDIVYQNPQEEEEVQLVLPPSLESLDISSCPLTDSTLRQVLRGLTSLKFLELFNIVSLTSLPSADVLGCLTVLKKLHIKQCWFLTSLGGLQALGSLQELVISFCPSLSAQGGSTSILPSSLKYLKIEECYWKHLDDSQPDPTSAIDSEGSDIPFAASLQLGHLKSLWKLSITNCPNIGSLLGLQELNNLADLTLMGCLKLANAETKLGSPVLRSFDTDAPLLLDVLLAEEALASLQLLSIEEFKEESFRSEEEQVLQHPTSLYSLAFESCSIKSLPNSLEGISSLQALGISDCPNITSLPDLPKSLRYLSITNCPNIGSSLGLQELNDLKDLTLMGCPKLARAETKLGSPVLRSFRTDAPSLLHVLLAGEALASLRRLWIHEFKKKSFSSDEEQVFRHLTSLDSLSFQSCSIKSLPNNLESLSSLEDLHISDCPNIMSLPDLPRSLLRLYFTRCNPVLKRRCQKPHGQDWCKISHIREVFLNGVAL; translated from the coding sequence ATGGCAGAAGCGGCGGCGATCTTTGCGGGATTCAAATGGTTGGCTTCGCGCCCATTCATAATCGACCTCCTCAAGAAGGGATACTCCTACATCGACATGAATGTAGATGAAAAGCTGCAGGATCTGCAAAACATCGTCATCCCCCAAATAGAGATGCTGATTGAGGTCGCAGAAAATAGCCCGCATAAAGACCGCTTCCATAGTTGGCTGCGGAGCCTCGAGGAAGCAGTTTACGAAGCAGAGGACGTGCTGGACCTGTACGACTATTACTTTCTCGAAAAAAAAGTGAAGAGTAGTGCAGGAGGAATCAAGGTACGTCTAGAATCTCTTCCTCCAATCAAAtacttatcaaaaaaatttagtataaagCTGAAAAACAGCTTGATTAAGCTGGAGAAGACTGTTGCGAAAGCCAGAGAATTTCGGCCATTCTTGCCCGGAGGGAGTAGTAATGTAAGGGCGTCCGAAACTGCCAACGATTCAGGTCGGAGGGTCACAGGTCGGAGGGTCACCACCACCTCGCAACTCCCACACAAAGTGTTCGGCCGAGATAAGCAGCGTGATCATATCGTTGACCTCCTGCATGAGACGGCGGGGCTCGAACCTGAATCTAGCTCTGTTAAATGCTATTCTGTCGTAGCCATCGTTGGTCTAGGAGGAGCTGGGAAGACGACTCTTGCACAATATGTCTGCGATTATGAAAGAGAAGCAGTAGTCAAGCATTTCAATGTCATCATGTGGGTTCATGTATCTAAGAGATTGGATGTCGAACAGTTGACAAAAAAGATGGTGGAGTCGGCATCTCGAGAGGAATGCCCTCGCCTTGATAATCTCGACACCCTTCAAGTAAAATTGGAAGGTTCCCTAAGATCAAAAAAGTTTTTACTTGTATTGGACGATGTATGGAGCGAGAAAGAGGTGGCCGAGTTGCAATGGGAGCAGTTGCTCGCTCCTTTACGAGTGGGCAATAGAGGAAGTAAGATCTTAATGACGACCCGCGAGCGGGGAGTAGCGGAGGCCTTACGCGCTAGAAACATTCTAGACCTAAAGGAGCTAGAAAAAAGTGACTTCTTGTCCTTGTTCACGTACTATGCTTTTGATGATGCCAAAATTGATGATATCAAGCTATACGAGGAATTGGAAGAGATCGTGAGGCAGAACACACCGAAGCTGCATGGCTCTCCCTTAGCGGCGAGAATGGTTGGTAGCCAACTACGCAGAAGGCCGGATGTGAACTTTTGGAAGAGGATTTTGAGTGGAGACCTATTGAAAGACACTATGAAGTCTCTATTGTGGAGTTATCAAAACTTAGATGCACCATTACAAAGATGCTTCTCATATTGCAGTCTATTTTCTAAGGGTCAAGGAATCCGGCGGGACAAGTTAATTCGCCTGTGGATCGCGGAGGGCTTCATCAAGACAGTGGATAAGAGCAAGAGAATTGAGGATGTAGGCCGAGAGTACTTTGATGATTTGCTATCCAGCTCTTTCTTTCAACCAACAAAGGACGATGATCTCTACACTATCCATGATCTATTGCATGATCTAGCAGAGATGGTTTCTAAAGATCGATATCTTAGAGTTGAAGGAAATCTGACAGAGGCAGTAGTACCCCAAGAGATTCGTCATCTTTCCCTCCGCATCGATACACCAAGTGATCTTGTTGAGAAGatatgtaatttaaaaaatctacacACGTTGATAATCCTTACGAGGACTAATGATGATTACATTGATGATCTTCTCCACAACATATTTGTCAAACTAAAAAAACTAAGGGTGGTGGATCTTGGGAAATTCAACTTAACAGAACTACCAAAATCAATTGGGGACTTGAAGCATCTGCGCTACCTTGATCTTCATAAGtcatcatttgaaattttgccAAAATCAGTTTCTACACTCTACCATTTAGAGTTTTTGTCTATGTGTGAATGTACATTAGGAGCAAAAAGACTAGCCAACTGGATTAATTTGCGGCATTTATATATCTTTCGCGTGATTCTCAATGTTGTTGGGATTGGCTGCTTGAAACACCTGGAGAGCCTAAGAAATTTTCAGGGGTATTCAATACATATTAATGGCCTTGAGAATGTTAAAGAAGAGGGGGAGGCCCCTGTGGAGATAAAAGGTATTGAGAAACTTTGTTTAGAATGGAGTACCACCGATAACATTAGCAGGTCGTCGGACATGGATGCACAAGTACTTGAGGGTCTTCGTCCGCCTCCCCATCTTCAGTATCTCAAAATCGTGGGCTATCAGGGTTGCCTATTGCCAAGTTGGATGGTAGGAGACCGATACCTCTTACACAATCTTATATCTCTTAAGCTTATCCGATGCCGACAGCTAAAGCAACTCCCGATCCTTTCCCTAACCACCCTGAAAAAGCTCGTGCTTTCTGCTTGCTCCTCCCTTCCAGTTGTCTCCAAAGAGGATTTAGCAATTATTAGGTCCACACAAGACGTAAGAATTTCCCAAGTAGTGACTTCTATGGAGGGCTTGGTTGCTACGTACGGATCCCGTATTGTATCGGAAATGGGGTGGGATTTACAGCATGGGTATGATTCACAGAAATTGCACAATTGGTTAGAAAAGACCATGGACATTGTCTACCAAAACccgcaggaggaggaggaggtgcagCTAGTACTGCCCCCTTCTCTTGAAAGTCTTGATATCAGCTCTTGTCCACTCACCGACAGCACATTGCGGCAAGTTTTGCGAGGTCTTACTTCTCTAAAATTCCTGGAGCTTTTTAATATTGTTTCACTTACATCCCTTCCCTCGGCGGATGTGTTGGGATGTCTGACGGTGCTCAAAAAGCTACATATCAAACAATGCTGGTTCCTAACCTCGCTGGGGGGTTTGCAAGCCCTCGGCTCATTGCAGGAGCTCGTCATATCCTTTTGCCCCAGCCTATCTGCCCAAGGTGGCAGCACCTCCATCCTGCCCTCATCTCTAAAGTATCTCAAGATCGAGGAATGTTATTGGAAGCATTTGGATGATTCGCAGCCTGATCCGACTTCCGCAATCGATTCAGAGGGCTCGGACATCCCATTCGCGGCATCCCTTCAGCTGGGTCATCTGAAATCACTCTGGAAATTGAGCATCACCAACTGTCCAAATATTGGTTCGTTGCTCGGTTTGCAAGAGTTGAATAACCTTGCAGATCTAACTTTGATGGGATGTCTGAAACTCGCCAATGCAGAAACCAAGTTAGGGAGTCCTGTTTTACGTTCTTTCGACACTGATGCTCCCTTGCTGCTCGATGTGCTGCTCGCAGAAGAAGCCCTCGCCTCTCTCCAGCTCTTGTCTATTGAGGAGTTCAAAGAAGAATCATTCAGGTCGGAGGAAGAGCAAGTGCTTCAGCACCCCACCTCGCTCTATTCCCTAGCCTTCGAGAGTTGCAGCATCAAGTCCTTGCCTAACAGCTTGGAAGGCATATCATCCCTTCAAGCGCTGGGTATTTCCGACTGCCCAAATATCACGTCATTGCCGGATCTGCCGAAATCACTCCGGTATTTGAGCATCACCAACTGTCCAAATATTGGTTCGTCGCTCGGTCTGCAAGAGTTGAATGACCTTAAAGATCTCACTTTGATGGGATGTCCGAAACTCGCCCGTGCAGAAACCAAGTTAGGGAGTCCTGTTTTACGTTCTTTCCGCACTGATGCTCCCTCGCTGCTCCATGTGCTGCTCGCAGGAGAAGCCCTCGCCTCTCTCCGGCGCTTGTGGATTCAcgagttcaaaaaaaaatcattcagcTCGGATGAAGAGCAAGTGTTTCGCCACCTCACCTCGCTCGATTCCCTAAGCTTCCAGAGTTGCAGCATCAAGTCCTTGCCTAACAACTTGGAAAGCCTATCATCCCTTGAAGACCTGCATATTTCCGACTGCCCGAATATCATGTCATTGCCGGATCTGCCGAGATCACTTTTACGGCTCTACTTTACACGCTGCAATCCGGTGTTGAAGAGGCGATGCCAAAAGCCTCATGGCCAAGATTGGTGTAAAATATCGCACATCCGTGAGGTATTCCTCAATGGAGTCGCCCTCTAG